AGAACGCCCCGCACCTCGTGCGCGACCAGCCCTTTGTCGTGCCCAACTACGACTGGTGGGAGGCCCCCTTCTACGGCATCGGCATGCGCGTGTACGATCTCCTCGCCGGCCGCTATGGCTTCGGCCCGTCGCGCAATCTATCGCGCGAGGAGACCATTGAACGCCTCCCCACCATCGAAACCGAGGGGTTGCGCGGCGGCGTCGTCTACCACGACGGCCAGTTCGACGACGCGCGCCTGGCCATCAACATGGCGGAAACCGCCGCGGAGCAGGGCGCGGTGCTGCTGAACTACATGCCGGTCACCCGCCTCATGATCACCGGCGACATCGTCACCGGGGTGGTCGCGCGCGATGCCGAAACCGATACCGAATACGAGATCGCCGCGCGCGCCGTGATCAACGCCACCGGCCCTTTCAGTGATGCTGTGCGCCGTATGGAAGATCCCGAAGCCCCCGCGCTCATCGCGCCAAGCCAGGGCGTCCACCTCGTGCTGCCGAAGGAGTTCCTCCCCGGCGAGAACGCCATCATGGTCCCGCACACCGACGACGGGCGCGTGCTCTTCGCCATCCCCTGGCGCGGCCACGTGGTCGTCGGCACGACGGACACCCCCATTGACGACATCCCCGAGGAGCCGCACGCCTTCCCCGAGGAGATCGAATTCCTCATGGGCCACGCCGCGCGCTACCTGTCGCGCGATCCCGGCCCGGAGGACGTGCGCAGCGTTTTCGTTGGCATCCGACCGCTGGTCCGTGCGGCGGGCGCCGAAAACACCGCCGCCCTCTCGCGCGATCACAGCCTGATGATCTCCCGGGGCGGGCTTGTCAGCATCGGCGGCGGGAAATGGACCACCTACCGCCACATGGCCGAGGATGCAGTCGACCAGGCCGCCACCCTCGCCGGGCTGCCCGAACGCCCCTGCGTTACGCGCAACCTCAACATCCACGGTTACCATCAGCACGCGAGCGAATTCGGCGAACTCGCGGTCTACGGTTCCGACGCGGTCGAGATTCGCGCGATCGTCCGGGAAGACGC
This genomic interval from Candidatus Hydrogenedentota bacterium contains the following:
- a CDS encoding glycerol-3-phosphate dehydrogenase/oxidase; this translates as MKREDMIAQLEDHRQPWDLAIIGGGATGLGIAIDAAARGYKTLLLERRDFAQGTSSRSTKLVHGGVRYLQQGNIPLVMEALKERGILRQNAPHLVRDQPFVVPNYDWWEAPFYGIGMRVYDLLAGRYGFGPSRNLSREETIERLPTIETEGLRGGVVYHDGQFDDARLAINMAETAAEQGAVLLNYMPVTRLMITGDIVTGVVARDAETDTEYEIAARAVINATGPFSDAVRRMEDPEAPALIAPSQGVHLVLPKEFLPGENAIMVPHTDDGRVLFAIPWRGHVVVGTTDTPIDDIPEEPHAFPEEIEFLMGHAARYLSRDPGPEDVRSVFVGIRPLVRAAGAENTAALSRDHSLMISRGGLVSIGGGKWTTYRHMAEDAVDQAATLAGLPERPCVTRNLNIHGYHQHASEFGELAVYGSDAVEIRAIVREDATWAEPIHPALPVTGAEIVWAAREEMARTLEDVLSRRTRALLFNARASMEAAPAAAHILALVLGRDEAWQHAQVEAFRALAEGYMLP